One Mycolicibacterium crocinum DNA window includes the following coding sequences:
- a CDS encoding LLM class F420-dependent oxidoreductase, with translation MKFGIPLGGVHPGLWRDLTVRAEELGYESVWLPEHLVLPAEMSGSPHHGDSHPPIPSKTPMYDAIAYLSYLAGQTSTIRMGTYVYNIGLRHPFVSARAAATLDIVSNGRFDFGIGASWLREEWDAAGLDFSTRGARVDEALEVCRALWTEPTISHHGRFFDFDAVAFEPKPVQAGGPPIHVGGDGMPALRRVARFGSGWIPMNHTLDQIPGSVQKLSALWAEHGRDGKPEVTTSAPAESPDDVARAADAGIDRMIVMPWRRTREALDGIARFADDVLTRSS, from the coding sequence GTGAAGTTCGGGATTCCGCTGGGTGGCGTTCACCCCGGCCTCTGGCGTGACCTGACCGTGCGCGCCGAGGAGCTCGGCTACGAGTCGGTCTGGCTGCCCGAGCATCTTGTGCTGCCTGCGGAGATGTCCGGTAGCCCGCACCACGGCGACAGCCATCCGCCGATCCCGTCGAAGACCCCGATGTATGACGCGATCGCCTACCTGTCGTATCTCGCGGGGCAGACCAGCACCATTCGGATGGGGACCTACGTCTACAACATCGGGTTGCGACACCCCTTCGTGAGTGCCCGTGCCGCCGCGACACTGGACATCGTCTCGAACGGCCGCTTCGACTTCGGTATCGGCGCCAGCTGGCTGCGCGAGGAGTGGGACGCCGCCGGGCTGGACTTCAGCACCCGCGGCGCCCGCGTCGACGAGGCCCTCGAGGTGTGCCGGGCATTGTGGACCGAGCCCACGATCTCCCACCATGGCCGCTTCTTCGACTTCGACGCGGTCGCGTTCGAACCCAAACCGGTCCAGGCGGGCGGGCCGCCGATCCACGTCGGCGGTGACGGAATGCCCGCGCTGCGCCGGGTGGCGCGATTCGGTTCCGGCTGGATCCCGATGAATCACACCCTCGACCAGATTCCCGGATCAGTGCAGAAGCTCTCAGCACTGTGGGCCGAGCACGGCCGCGACGGCAAGCCGGAGGTGACCACGTCGGCGCCGGCCGAGTCACCCGACGATGTGGCGCGGGCTGCCGACGCCGGCATTGACCGGATGATCGTCATGCCGTGGCGGCGCACCCGCGAGGCGCTCGACGGGATCGCCCGCTTCGCCGATGACGTCCTGACGCGAAGCAGCTAG